A genomic stretch from Falco naumanni isolate bFalNau1 chromosome 4, bFalNau1.pat, whole genome shotgun sequence includes:
- the RNPS1 gene encoding RNA-binding protein with serine-rich domain 1 isoform X1 produces MELSGLKKKSLLGLKENNKKSNTRAPSPTKRKDRSEEKSKDRSKDKAATKESGEKDRGRDKTRKRRSASSGSSSTRSRSSSTSSSGSSSSTGSSSGSSSSSASSRSGSSSTSRSSSSSSSSGSPSPSRRRHDNRRRSRSKSKPPKRDEKERKRRSPSPRPTKVHVGRLTRNVTKDHIMEIFSTYGKIKMIDMPVDRLNPHLSKGYAYVEFENPDDAEKALKHMDGGQIDGQEITATAVLAPRPRPPPRRFSPPRRMLPPPPMWRRSPPRMRRRSRSPRRRSPVRRRSRSRSPGRRRHRSRSSSNSSR; encoded by the exons ATGGAGTTATCAGGATTGAAAAAGAAGAGTTTGCTAGGactcaaagaaaataataaaaaatccaaCACTAG GGCTCCCTCACCAACCAAGCGCAAGGATAGGTCTGAAGAGAAATCAAAGGACCGGTCCAAGGATAAAGCAGCCACTAAGGAATCGGGTGAAAAGGATCGTGGTCGAGACAAGACACGCAAAAGACGCAGTGCTTCTAGTGGGAGTAGCAGTACCAG ATCCCGTTCCAGCTCAACTTCCAGTTCAGGGTCCAGTTCCAGCACTGGTTCTAGCAGTGGCTCTAGCTCCTCTTCTGCCTCAAGCCGCTCTGGGAGCTCCAGCACCTCACGCAGTTCCAgttccagcagctcctctggaTCTCCAAGTCCATCTCGACGGAGACATGACAACAGGAGACGCTCCCGCTCCAA GTCCAAGCCACCCAAGAGAGATGAAAAGGAGCGGAAGAGGCGGAGCCCATCACCCAGACCTACAAAAGTGCATGTTGGAAGGCTCACTAGAAACGTGACGAAG GATCACATCATGGAAATTTTTTCCACTTACGGAAAGATTAAAATGATTGACATGCCAGTTGACAGGCTAAATCCACACCTCTCTAAAGGTTATGCTTATGTGGAGTTTGAGAACCCAGATGATGCTGAGAAAGCCCTGAAACACATGGATGGAG GCCAGATCGATGGTCAGGAGATCActgccacagctgtgctggcaccaCGACCTAGGCCGCCTCCCAGACGCTTTAGCCCACCCAGGAGgatgctgccaccaccaccgaTGTGGCGCAGGTCACCCCCTCGCATGAGGAGAAG GTCCCGGTCTCCTAGGCGCAGATCCCCTGTTCGCCGGCGATCAAGATCCAGATCTCCTGGACGAAGGCGCCATCGCAGCCGCTCCAGCTCAAACTCCTCACGATAA
- the RNPS1 gene encoding RNA-binding protein with serine-rich domain 1 isoform X2, whose product MAGRGAPSPTKRKDRSEEKSKDRSKDKAATKESGEKDRGRDKTRKRRSASSGSSSTRSRSSSTSSSGSSSSTGSSSGSSSSSASSRSGSSSTSRSSSSSSSSGSPSPSRRRHDNRRRSRSKSKPPKRDEKERKRRSPSPRPTKVHVGRLTRNVTKDHIMEIFSTYGKIKMIDMPVDRLNPHLSKGYAYVEFENPDDAEKALKHMDGGQIDGQEITATAVLAPRPRPPPRRFSPPRRMLPPPPMWRRSPPRMRRRSRSPRRRSPVRRRSRSRSPGRRRHRSRSSSNSSR is encoded by the exons atggccGGGCGAGG GGCTCCCTCACCAACCAAGCGCAAGGATAGGTCTGAAGAGAAATCAAAGGACCGGTCCAAGGATAAAGCAGCCACTAAGGAATCGGGTGAAAAGGATCGTGGTCGAGACAAGACACGCAAAAGACGCAGTGCTTCTAGTGGGAGTAGCAGTACCAG ATCCCGTTCCAGCTCAACTTCCAGTTCAGGGTCCAGTTCCAGCACTGGTTCTAGCAGTGGCTCTAGCTCCTCTTCTGCCTCAAGCCGCTCTGGGAGCTCCAGCACCTCACGCAGTTCCAgttccagcagctcctctggaTCTCCAAGTCCATCTCGACGGAGACATGACAACAGGAGACGCTCCCGCTCCAA GTCCAAGCCACCCAAGAGAGATGAAAAGGAGCGGAAGAGGCGGAGCCCATCACCCAGACCTACAAAAGTGCATGTTGGAAGGCTCACTAGAAACGTGACGAAG GATCACATCATGGAAATTTTTTCCACTTACGGAAAGATTAAAATGATTGACATGCCAGTTGACAGGCTAAATCCACACCTCTCTAAAGGTTATGCTTATGTGGAGTTTGAGAACCCAGATGATGCTGAGAAAGCCCTGAAACACATGGATGGAG GCCAGATCGATGGTCAGGAGATCActgccacagctgtgctggcaccaCGACCTAGGCCGCCTCCCAGACGCTTTAGCCCACCCAGGAGgatgctgccaccaccaccgaTGTGGCGCAGGTCACCCCCTCGCATGAGGAGAAG GTCCCGGTCTCCTAGGCGCAGATCCCCTGTTCGCCGGCGATCAAGATCCAGATCTCCTGGACGAAGGCGCCATCGCAGCCGCTCCAGCTCAAACTCCTCACGATAA
- the RNPS1 gene encoding RNA-binding protein with serine-rich domain 1 isoform X3 codes for MAPSPTKRKDRSEEKSKDRSKDKAATKESGEKDRGRDKTRKRRSASSGSSSTRSRSSSTSSSGSSSSTGSSSGSSSSSASSRSGSSSTSRSSSSSSSSGSPSPSRRRHDNRRRSRSKSKPPKRDEKERKRRSPSPRPTKVHVGRLTRNVTKDHIMEIFSTYGKIKMIDMPVDRLNPHLSKGYAYVEFENPDDAEKALKHMDGGQIDGQEITATAVLAPRPRPPPRRFSPPRRMLPPPPMWRRSPPRMRRRSRSPRRRSPVRRRSRSRSPGRRRHRSRSSSNSSR; via the exons AT GGCTCCCTCACCAACCAAGCGCAAGGATAGGTCTGAAGAGAAATCAAAGGACCGGTCCAAGGATAAAGCAGCCACTAAGGAATCGGGTGAAAAGGATCGTGGTCGAGACAAGACACGCAAAAGACGCAGTGCTTCTAGTGGGAGTAGCAGTACCAG ATCCCGTTCCAGCTCAACTTCCAGTTCAGGGTCCAGTTCCAGCACTGGTTCTAGCAGTGGCTCTAGCTCCTCTTCTGCCTCAAGCCGCTCTGGGAGCTCCAGCACCTCACGCAGTTCCAgttccagcagctcctctggaTCTCCAAGTCCATCTCGACGGAGACATGACAACAGGAGACGCTCCCGCTCCAA GTCCAAGCCACCCAAGAGAGATGAAAAGGAGCGGAAGAGGCGGAGCCCATCACCCAGACCTACAAAAGTGCATGTTGGAAGGCTCACTAGAAACGTGACGAAG GATCACATCATGGAAATTTTTTCCACTTACGGAAAGATTAAAATGATTGACATGCCAGTTGACAGGCTAAATCCACACCTCTCTAAAGGTTATGCTTATGTGGAGTTTGAGAACCCAGATGATGCTGAGAAAGCCCTGAAACACATGGATGGAG GCCAGATCGATGGTCAGGAGATCActgccacagctgtgctggcaccaCGACCTAGGCCGCCTCCCAGACGCTTTAGCCCACCCAGGAGgatgctgccaccaccaccgaTGTGGCGCAGGTCACCCCCTCGCATGAGGAGAAG GTCCCGGTCTCCTAGGCGCAGATCCCCTGTTCGCCGGCGATCAAGATCCAGATCTCCTGGACGAAGGCGCCATCGCAGCCGCTCCAGCTCAAACTCCTCACGATAA